The genomic interval GGATCTGCGCGGCCTCAAGGGCCTCCACGCCGTTGCCCGCGGGAGCGGCGGGCTTGGCCGCGTCGGGGCTCTTGGCGTCGTCGTTCTGCCCGGCGCAGCCGGTGGCCAGCAGCGCGGCCGCGGTCAGGCCGGCGATCGCGCCGGCGAATCTGCTCTTCATGGTCGTGCCCCCGTTTCAGTCGCCCCGGCCGGCCTGTGCCGGACGGTGGCGCGACCAAAGTACAGGGGTCGCACAGCGTACTCACAGGCGACCGCCCTTCGGCCGTTCAGGCCAAGGAGGGCAGGTCACCTGCTCGCCGGCGGCCGCGACACAGACCGGTTCCCGACAAAACCGGTCACGCCGGTTCGGGCACACCACCCGGTTCGGGGGCCGGTTCGCTCGGCACGGGCGACGGCTCGGCCGGCGGCGGGGGCAGCGGGTCGGGGCTGTCCGGTTCCAGCTCGCCGGGATCGTCCGGGATCGGCGCACCCGGGTCGAGCGGCGGGTATTTGTCCGGATCAGACGGAATACTCATGCGGGCCTCCTACCCCTGTGATCATCTGTCAAACACCGCTCCCCCGTACCGGGTGACGAGCGCGGCGCCGCGGCCGGCCCGCCGGTCAGGCGTTCAGCTTGTCCCGCCAGGCGAGGAGGTCGCGCAGGTCGGACAGGTCGTGTTCGGGGCCGCTGGTGTGGACCGTGAAGAGGCGGGCGCCCAGCTCGTACATCCTGTCCCGGGTGTCGGGGTTGCCCACCACCGAGACCTCGATCTCGGCGGGGTCGCGGCCGATGTCGGCGCAGTGCCGCGCCAGGACGCCCAGCTTGTGCTCGAGGGTTTCCGGGTCGGAGAAGCTGTGCCAGATGTCGGCGTGCTTGGCGACCAGGCGCAGCGTCTTCTTCTCGCCCCCGCCGCCGATCAGGACCGGGATCTTGCGGGTGGGCGGCGGGTTCAGCTTGCCCCACCGCGACTCGATGCGGGGCAGGGCGGTCGCCAGGTCGTCGAGGCGGCCGCCCGCCGTGCCGAACTCGAAGCCGTACTCGGCATAGTCACGTTCGAACCAGCCCGAGCCGATGCCCAGGATCAGGCGGCCGTCGGAGATGTGGTCGACAGTGCGGGCCATGTCGGCCAGCAGATCCGGGTTGCGGTAGCTGTTGCAGGCCACCAGGGCCCCGATCTCGACCCGGGACGTGGACTCGGCCCACGCCGCCAGCATCGTCCAGCACTCGAAGTGCAAGCCGTCCGGCTCCCCGTTGAGCGGGAAGAAGTGGTCCCAGTTGAACAGGATGTCGGCGCCGAGCTCCTCGGCCTCGGCGGCCGTACGGCGGATGCTCTGGTAACCGGCGTGCTGGGGCTGAAGCTGCAGTCCGACGCGGACAGGCCTGGAAGTCATGAGAGCCAGCCTAGGCGCGCCGGGTCCCGCCGTCCCGCGATACCGCTATCGGTGCTGGACCCGCCCTCGAACCCGCGCCGGGATGGGTCAGTTGCCTGATGCCTCGCACCCGGATTGCTGGAGTGGGCGCTGCGCCGGTCGTCCGCGTGGCGACTGGGCGATCCGCGCCACGGCGGCTAGATTGGACGCGTGGTGACGATGATGCTGCTCAGCGCGATGCTGATGCGTGCCCTCGTCGGCCTCTTCTCGCAGCCGGAGCCCACTGTGGAGCGCCGGGTGGCAGCCGAGCCGGTCCCCGCCGACCGCGTTCTGGCGCTTCTCCCGCAGTTCTCCGCGGGCGTCCGCGGCTCGCGCGCGCCTCCCGTCGCGCTCGCCTGACCGTCCGCCGGCGCCTCGCCGCGCCCGCCGACGGCCGCAGTCCGACATCGACGACCTCGCGGACGGAAACCTGCCATGAACGTGGTTGCGGAAATGCTCCTGACCGACCCGGCCCCGGCGGCCATCTGGGCGACGCTGATCCTGCTCACCTTCCCCGCGCTGCTGATGCTCGGCAGCCCCGAGGCCATGCGCCACCCCGGCCGCACCCTGCGCGACCTGCTCACCGCTCTCCGCAGCGCGCGACTGTTCGCCGGCAAAACCCTTCCTTCCCCGTACGCCTCCACGCCCGTCCCCTCCGCGCACAACGGCTCGACGCGGCACCTCCCCACGCGGTCCTCCTCCGCCGGGGACGTGTCCTCCCAGCACGCGTCCTCCCAGCACGCGTCCTCGCAGCACGCGTCCTCGCAGCACGCGTCCTCGCAGTACGCGTCCTCGCAGTACGTTTCCGAGGTGCGCGTGGCCGCCGAGCGGGCCGCCGTTGCGGCGCAGCGCTGGCAGGAACTGTGGGAGCAGGCCGAGGCCACGGTGAACGCGGCGTACGAGTCCTGGCTCGACGCCGACGCCCGCCTTCGCAAAGCCATGGTCGCGGCCCGCTGGGGCACCCCGTGGTCGGCGCCCACCTGCGAGGAGTACGCCGCCCGCGAGCGCTTCCTGCACCGCGCCGTGGCCGTCGCGTGCGACCGGGGCGACCTGCCCGCCGCGGCCCTGGCCGACGCCCTGGCCGGCCGCAACGGCTGGGACGCCCGCCTGCACCCCGTCGACCAGGAACTGGTCATCACCAAAGCCACTGTCACCTACCGCCGCCACTGTTACGACACCGCGGCCGCCGCCGAGCTGACCGCCCGCCACGACGCCGACCTGGCCCATCGCGCCGCCGGCAGCCTTGCCCGCGAGGCGCTGGCCGCCCCGTTCACGACCGTCCCCTCCCCCGCGACGCCGGCGCCCGGCCGCCGCCCGATGGTTGTCCCCGCATGACACCGCCGCGCGACCAGCGATGTGAATGACTGCCCACAACCTTTCGACAGGGGTCGCGGCCTGTCAGCAGCGGGACTGCCGACCTCCCGATGGCCGTCCCCACAACTTGACACCGCCGCGCGACCAGCGATGTAAGTGAGCGCCCACAACCTTCGAGAGGGGGTCGCGGCCTTCCAGCGGCGGGACTGCCGAACTCTCGGGGGACCGGACTACGCGTCCCGCCTCCCGAGGAAAGCCACGGCAGGTTGAGGACGGGCGGTGGCCATGACGGAAGGCCGTCAGCGGCTCAGGAGGGCTGGGGGCGGTAGCAGCAGTCCGTGCAGATTTTGGGCTCGGGCAGGGTGAACGCCAGGCAGCACGTCCGCCGGCGTAGGTGGCCGTCCTCCCACGAGATCAGGTCGTGCAGGTCCAGGGCTTTGAGCAGGATGTCGATGTCCGCGGTGGTGGCCCCGGGGACTGCGCGCACGGCGTGGCGGGTCGCGTGCGCGAGGCCGGCCGCCAGGGAGCCGAGCAGGGGGCGGCGGTTGATCCGGATCTCGCGCTGGAAGGCGTCCAGCAGGGGCGTCACGTGATGGTCGAGCAGCACACTGCGTAACGCCAGCGGGTCACCCTCGGTGAACGGTGTGCCGGGTCGCACTCCGATCCGTACGGGGGCGTCGGGCGCGTCCAGACGCACGAGCACCTGCGACGCCGTGACGTGCAGGACGCGACGGCCGGCCACCCAGCCGAAGGCGGCGGGCAGGGAAAGCCAGTACGAGTACGCCTTCCACATGAGCGCGGCGGCCACATGCGGGCGCGCGTCCCACCGGCGCCGGGCCGCCGCCTGCAGCAGGGTCACGTCGCCGCCGGTCAGAGCCGTGGCCGGGATCCACCCGGACTCGTCGTGGACGATCAGTCCCGGTTCCAGGCCCGGCAGCCGGCCGGCGCCGAACGCACGCCGGACAGCGGCCAGAAGTTCGTCCATCGCCCCTCATTACCCCCGCGGCGACAGCCCGACGCATGCCCGGTAACGGGTCCGGCCCAACCCGGACGACGATCCGGCGGACGATCCGGCGGACGCCCGGGACACGGCCCAACCCACCCCTGCACGACCATCCGGCGCACGCCCGACACCACGGCCCGACCCACCCCCGCACGCCCGACACACGACCCAGCCGTACCCCCGCACGACCATCCAGCGCACGCCCGACACACCGCCCAACCCACCCCCGCACGCCCGACACACGACCCAGCCGCACCCCCGCACGACGATCCGGCGCGTGCCCCAGGCTCGGCGGTTGTCCCGCACCACACTCCCGCCCCTGGGGCCGCGGACGGGGCTGATCGTCACGTAACCGTCATGAAGACGCGCAGCGCCCGCCACCGGTGTGGGTGAGAGTCGGTGTATGAGTACCGACGAAGCTGTCCGGACGCGGGTGGCCCGCCGGCTCGGCCGGGACCTCGTGCTCACGCCGAGCGCGTTCATCGGGGTCGCCGGGGTCTGGCTGGTGGTCACGCCCGTCGTCATCGATCATGGCGTCTACCCGTGGATCAACGATGTGCTCGCCGGCGTCGTGCTGTTCGCGCTGGCCGCCGCGCAGATTGTGCTGCCCCGTCGATCGCCGGCGCTGAGCGCCGCCGCGGTTGTGGTGGGCGCGTGGCTGATCGCCGCGCCGTACGCGCTCGATTTCGCCGACCAGCTGGGCGTGGCCTGGAACGACAAGCTGGTGGGCACCCTGGTGATCCTGCTGGCCGTGGTCAACGCCCTGCCCCGCCTCGTCAAGCCGTGAGCGTCCCGCCTGTGCGTCAGCGGCTTTGAGTCATTTCCGCGTACGCCCGGAAGGCTCTGTAGTTTGTCGGCATGGACGCGCTCACCGGTTTGCTCGACGGGCCCCGGGCCCGGGGCGCGTTCCTGCTCCGGTCGGTCCTGGATCCGCCGTGGTCGCTGGGGATCCGTGACGGCTCGCCGCTGTCGCTGATCACGATGGTGCGCGGCGACGCCTTCGTCCTCAAAGACGGCTTCCCTCCGGCCCGAGTCGGCGCCGGGGATGTGGCCGTGGTCAACGGCGTGGATCCGTACGTGGTGGCCGACGACCCGGGCACCGCCCCGCAGGTGATCATCCACCCGGGGCAGCGCTGCGAGATGGCCGACGGTTCCGAGGTGACGCTGACCGGGCAGGGTGTGCGTACGTGGGGCACCCGGCCCGACGCGCCGGCCGTGATGATCAGCGGGACGTATCAGATGCACAGCGAGGTCAGCAGGCGTCTGCTCGTCGCGTTGCCGGGACTGCTGATCCGGCCGGCCGAGGCGGGCGACCGGACGCTGATCGACCTGCTCGTGCGGGAGATGACCGGCACCGAGCCCGCCCAGGATCTGGTGCTGGACCGCCTGCTCGACCTGGTGCTGGTCTCGGTGCTGCGGTCCTGGCTGGCCGCGGCGGGCGACGACGCCCCGGCCTGGCAGCGGGCCCGCACCGATCCCGTGGTGGGGCCGGCCCTGCGGTTGATCCACGACGATCCGGCGTACGGGTGGACGGTGGCTTCTCTGGCGGCGCGCACGGGAGTGTCGCGTGCCTCGCTGGCCCGGCGGTTCACCGAGGTGGTGGGCGAGTCCCCGATGGCCTATCTGACGGGCTGGCGGATCACCCTGGCGGCCGATCTGCTGCGGCAGGGCGATGCCACACTGGAGTCGGTGGCCCGCCGGGTCGGTTACGGCAGCGCGTTCGCCCTGAGCACCGCGTTCAAGCGGGAACGCGGGGTCAGCCCGCAGGAGTACCGCCGCCGGCCGGCACACGCGCCGCACCCGTCTCCCCTGCCCCGCGTGGTGCGGCTCACGTAGGCCGGAACGCGATGTGGGTGTCAGACCCGATGGCAGACCCACCCGTGGCCGGGCAGATTCAAGGGGAACAGGTTCTTCTCCTTGAAAGCCGGGTGATCCCGCGTGTCGCTGTTCTGGCGGATCTTCTCGTTGAACGCGGCGGTGCTGACCGTCGCGGCCCTCGTGCTGCTCTTCGCCCCGGTGACCGTCTCGGCGACCGCCCGCATGGCCGAGGCGTTGATCGTCCTGGCCGGCACGGCGGTCACCCTGATCGCGAACGCGGCGATGCTGCGGGTCGGCCTGGCGCCGCTGGCCCGGCTGTCCCGGGTGATGACCACCGTCGACCTGCTCAAGCCGGGCACCCGCCTGGCCGTACGGGGTCACGGTGAGATCGCCGCGCTGATCGCCGCGTTCAACTCGATGCTGGAACGGCTCGAGAGCGAACGGGCGGCCAGCGCCGGGCGCGCGCTGTCGGCTCAGGAGGCCGAGCGGCACCGGATCGCGCAGGAGCTGCACGACGAGATCGGCCAGACGCTGACGGCGGTGCTGCTCGACCTCGGACGGGTGACCCAGGCGGCCCCGGAACAGACGCGTGACCAGCTGTTACAGGTGCGGGAGAGCATCCGCAACAGCCTCGACGAGATCCGCCGGATCGCTCGCCGGTTGCGGCCGGGCGTGCTCGACGAGCTGGGGCTGGCCAGTGCCCTGCGCGCGCTGGCGGGCGAGTTCACCACGGCCGGCATGTCGGTGCGGCGTCAGGTCGGCGCCGAACTGCCGGTGCTGAGCAAGGAGGTCGAGCTGGTGGTCTACCGGGTCGCTCAGGAGAGCCTGACCAACGCCGCGCGCCACTCGGCGGCCCAGCACGTCGATCTGGTGCTCTCCCACGAAAAAGACCAACTGCAGTTGTGCGTACGGGATGACGGCCGTGGCCTGAGAGGCGCGGCAGAAGGGGCAGGGATTCGCGGCATGCGAGAACGGGCGCTTCTGATCGGGGCAGGCTTGACTGTCGAGTCCGGAACCACCGGCGGCACCTCGGTTCAGCTGCGGGTGCCCACATGATCCGTATCCTGCTGGCCGACGACCACGCCCTCGTACGCCGGGGCGTGCGCCTGATCCTGGACGGCGAACCGGATCTCGAAGTGATCGGTGAGGCAGCCGACGGGGCCGAGGCCCTGGCCCTGGCCGCCGCCGACCCGCCCGATCTCGCTGTGCTCGACATCGCCATGCCCCGGATGACCGGCCTGCAGGCCGCCCGGGAGCTCACCCGCAGCCACCCGGACGTGCGCATCCTGATCCTCACCATGTACGACAACGAGCAGTTCTTCTTCGAGGCGCTGCGGGTCGGCGCCGCGGGCTACGTGCTGAAGTCGGTTGCCGACCGCGACCTGGTCGAGGCCTGCCACGCGGCGATGCGCGACGAGCCGTTCCTCTATCCGGGGGCCGAGACCGCCCTGGTGCGCGACTATCTGGAGCGGGCCGGCAACGGCGCCGAGATCCCCGCGCGGGTGGTCACCGAGCGCGAGGAGGAGGTGCTCAAGCTCGTCGCCGAGGGTCACTCGACGCGCGAGATCGCCGAGATGCTCTACATCAGCGTCAAGACGGTCGAGCGGCACCGGTCGAACATCCTCACCAAGCTGGGTCTGAAGGACCGCCAGGAGCTGACCCGGTACGCCATCCGAGCCGGGTTGATCGAGCCGTGATGCTCACTGTCCTGATCGTGCACACGGCGGCCGCGCTGCTGGCGCCCAAGCTCGTGCGTGCCTTCGGCAACCGCGCCCTTTATCTGCTGGCCCTGATCCCGGCCGCGACGTTCGGCTGGGCCCTGTCCGCCCGTCCGCCGCTGACCGAGACCTACCCGTGGGTGCCGCACCTGGGCATGGACCTGGCGCTGCGCACCGGCACGCTGTCGTGGCTGATGCTGCTGATCGTCAGCGGGATCGGCGCCGTGGTCCTGGCCTACTGCGCCCGCTACTTCGACGAGGGCGACCCGTCCGTCGGCCGTTTCGCGGGCGTCTTCCTCGGTTTCGCCACCGCCATGACCGGTCTCGTGGTGTCCGACGACCTTGTGCTCCTGTACGTCTTCTGGGAGCTCACGACCGTCTTCTCGTACCTGCTGATCGGGCACACCGGTGAGCGGGCGGCCGGTCGGCGCGCGGCGATGCAGGCCCTCGTGGTGACGACCGCGGGCGGGCTGGCGATGCTGGTCGGCTTCGTGATGCTGGGGCACGGCGCGGGCACGTACCGGTGGTCGGAGATCGCCGCGGGGCCGTTGCCCGAGGGCAGCACGGTGGCGGCGATCCTGATCCTGGCCGGGGCGCTGAGCAAGTCGGCCATCTTCCCGTTCAGTTTCTGGCTGCCGGCCGCGATGGCCGCGCCCACGCCCGCGTCGGCCTACCTGCACGCGGCGTCGATGGTGAAGGCCGGCGTGTTCCTGCTCGGGCTGCTGGGCCCGCTGCTGGCGCAGGCCGAGCCGTGGCGGCCGGTCGCGATGGCCGCCGGGGTGCTGACGCTGTTGCTCGGCGGATGGGCCGCGATGCGCCAGCACGACCTGAAACTGCTGCTCGCGTACGGCACGGTCAGCCAGCTCGGCCTGCTGACGGTCGCGTTCGGAGCGGCCGGGCGTACGGCGGCGCTGGCCGGGGCGGCCCTGCTGCTCGCGCATGCCCTGTTCAAGGCGGCCCTGTTCCTGGTCGTCGGGATCATCGACCACCAGACCGGCACCCGGGACCTGCGGGACCTCAGCGGGCTGGCCCGCCGGTCACCCGTGCTGGCCGCGATCGCCGGGCTGGCCGTGGCGTCGATGGCCGGGGTGCCGCCGCTGGCCGGGTTCGTCGGCAAGGAGTCGCTGTTCGCGGCGTTCGAGCACGGCGGCACGACCGACCGGCTGGTGCTGCTCGCGCTGGTCGCCGGGTCCGCGTTGACCGTGGCGTACGGGCTGAGGTTCCTGTGGGGCGCCTTCGCCGGTAAGCCGGGGGTCGCGCCGGTCGAGTTCCCGGCGCCGCGCTGGACGTTCGTGGCGCCGGCCGCTCTGCTGTCGCTCACCGGTCTGGCGGCCGGGATCGGCGCGTCGTGGCTGGACGGGGTCCTCACCCCGTACGCGGATCTGTTCGACGGCCCGGTGGAGCATCTCGCGCTGTGGCACGGCGTCGGGCTGCCGCTGATGCTGTCGGCGGTGGCGCCGGCCGCCGGCGGGGTGATCTTCGTGATCCACCTGCACGGGCGCCCGTGGCCCGAGCAGAGGCTGCCGCAGGCCCAGGACGTCTACAAGCGGCTGATGAGCGCGGTCGACCGGACAGCCGTCGAGCTCACCGGCGCCACCCAGCGCGGGTCGCTGCCGTTCTCGCTCGGCGTCATCCTGCTCGTGCTGGTGTTCGTGGGCGGCAGCACGCTGCTGCTGGGCGGCGCTCCGTGGCCCGACGGGCTGCGGCTCTGGGACACCCCGCTGCAACTGGTCGCGGGGGCTGTCGTGGTGGGGTCGGCGATGGTCGCCGCCCGGTCGCGCCGCCGCCTCACCGCGATGATCCTGGTCGGGGTCAGCGGCTACGGCATCGCCGTGATGTTCGTGCTGCACGGCGCGCCCGACCTGGCGCTCACCCAGTTCCTGGTCGAGACCGTCACGATCGTCATGTTCGTGCTGGTGCTGCGCCGGCTGCCGGTGCGCTTCTCGGCGCGTCCGCTGCGGGTGACCCGGGTGCTGCGGGCGGTGATCGCGGTCTCGACCGGTGTGGTAGCCGCGGGCATGGCCTACGTGGCGGCCGGCGGCCGGGTCGCCGAGCCGATCTCGGGCGGCTACGCCGAGCCCGCGGTGTCGTACGGGGGTGGGCACAACATCGTCAACGTGGCGCTGGTCGACATCCGGGCCTGGGACACCATGGGTGAGATCTCGGTGCTGGTGGTGGCCGCGACCGGCGTGGCCAGCCTGATCTTCCGCCGGACCGGGGCGCTGCTACGCCGGCGCGCCGAGCAGGGCACGACCACCTCGCAGCACGGGTCGTGGATGCTGGCCGCCGACAACCCCGAGGCCCGCCGCCAGTCGATCATCCTGCAGGTGGTGGCCCGGCTGCTGTTCCACACGATCGTGCTGTTCTCGGTGTACCTGCTGTTCTCGGGGCACAACGCGCCCGGCGGCGGGTTCGCCGGGGGCCTGGTCGCCGGGCTGGCGCTGACCACGCGCTACCTGGCCGGCGGGCGGCGCGAGCTGAACGCGGCGGCCCCGGTCGACGCGGGTCTGGTGCTCGGCGCCGGCCTGCTGATCTCGGTCGGTGCCGGGGCTACGGCCATGCTCGTGGGCGGCCAGGTGCTGCAGAGCGCCCTGATCGACCTGCGCGTGCCTGTGCTCGGCCACCTCCACTTCGCCACGTCGGCCTTCTTCGACGTCGGCGTCTATCTGATCGTGGTCGCGCTGGTGCTCGAGATCCTGCGCAGCCTCGGCGCCGAGCTGGACCGCCAGCACGACGTCGCGGCCCGCGAGGAACGTCGGGCCCTCGAACGACAGAAGGAGCCGGTGTGATGACTCCGAACCTGGTCTACGTCGTCGTGATCGGGGTGCTGTTCGCGGCGGGTGTCTCGATGGTGCTCGAACGCAGCCTCACCCGGGTGCTGATGGGGATGATCCTGCTCGGCAACGGCGTGAACCTGCTGATCCTGCTGGGCGGCGAGGCCGGCACGCCGCCGATCGTGGGGCTCGGCCCCGGTGAACAGATGGCCGACCCGCTGCCGCAGATCATGATCCTGACCGCGATCGTGATCACGCTGGGGATGACCGCCTTCCTGCTGGCCCTGGCCTATCGCAGCTGGGCCATGAGCGGGCACGACGAGGTGCAGGACGACGTCGAGGACCAGCGGATCATGCGACTCGCCGAACGTGATCAGGGTTCGGGAACCGACGACACCGATCACGAGGCCACGCCATGACGTTTCTCGTACCCCTGCCCGTCGTGATGCCGCTGCTCGGCGCGGCGCTCACGCTGATGATGGCGCGCCGGCCACGGGCGCAGCGGACGGTCAGCCTCACCGTGCTCACCGCCACGCTGCTCGTCTCGTGCGCGCTGCTCTACTTCTCGACCACCGACGGCTCGCTGGTCGTGGCCGTGGGCGGGTGGGAGGCGCCGCTGGGCATCGTGCTCATCGCCGACCAGCTGGCCGCGCTGATGCTGGTGGTGTCGTCGGCGGTGACGCTGTGCGTGCTCGTCTACTCGATCGGGCAGGGCATGGCCGACGGGCACGAGGAGACGCCGCTGTCGGTCTACCACCCGACCTACCTGGTGCTCACGGCCGGTGTGACCAACGCGTTCCTGGCCGGCGACCTGTTCAACCTGTACGTCGGGTTCGAGATCCTGCTCGTGGCCAGCTACGTGCTGCTGACGATCGGGGGCACCGAGAACAGGATCCGCGCCGGAAGCACGTACGTGGTGGTCAGTCTCCTGTCGTCGGTGATCTTCCTGACGGCGATCGGGCTCATCTACGCCGCCACCGGCACGCTCAACCTGGCCCAGCTGGTCGAGCGGCTGGACGAGCTGCCCGACGGCCTGCGGCTGATCCTGCAGGGCATGCTGCTGCTGGCGTTCGGCATCAAGGCGGCCGTGTTCCCGCTGTCGTCGTGGCTGCCGGACAGCTATCCCACCGCACCGGCCCCCGTCACGGCGGTGTTCGCGGGGCTGCTCACCAAGGTCGGTGTGTACGCCATCATCCGTACGGAAACGCTGTTGTTCCCCGGCGGACGAGCGGCGGTGGTCCTGCTCGTCACCGGACTGCTCACGATGGTGATCGGCATCCTGGGGGCGGTCGCGCAGTCCGACATCAAACGGTTGCTGTCGTTCACGCTGATCAGCCACATCGGCTACCTGCTGTTCGGGGTGGGCCTGACCACGCAGCTCGGGCTCTCCAGCGCGATCTTCTACGTGGTCCACCACATCACCATTCAGACCACGCTGTTCCTGGCGGCCGGGCTGATCGAGCAACGCGGCGGCAGCACAGCCCTCGACAGGCTGGGCGGCCTGGCCAAACTGTCACCGGTGCTGGCCGTGCTGTTCCTCGTGCCCGCCCTCAACCTGGCCGGCATCCCGCCGTTCTCCGGGTTCATCGGCAAGCTCGGCCTGGTGCAGGCGGGCGTGGCCGACGGCGGCGTGCTGGCCTGGATGCTGGTCGGCGGCGGCATCCTGACCAGCCTGCTCACCCTGTACGCGGTGGCTCGTGTCTGGAACCTGGCGTTCTGGCGTACACCGCCCAAGTCGATGCCGTCGGTCCGGCTGCCCGCGCTGATGGTCGCGCCGACGCTGGCCCTGGTCACGCTGGGCGTGGGCCTGACGTTCGCCGCCGGGCCGCTGTTCGACGTGGGCGACCAGGCCGCGTCGACGCTGATGCAGCGCTCCGGCTACGTCGAAGCGGTCTACGGAGAAGGAGGTGCGCCGTGACCGGCGGACGATGGCGGGACAGGTGCGTGGCCGCGGCCGGCCTCACCGTGATCTGGATGTTCCTGTGGGGCTCGTTCACCCCGCTGACCTTCACCGGTGGCCTGATCGTGGCGGTGATCGTGCTCATCGTGTTCCCGTTGCCGCCGGTCACCTACGCCGGCCGGGTCCGCCCGTACGGGCTCCTGAAGTTCGCCGTCCGATTCCTGCGCGACCTCGTGGTGGCCAGCGCGCAGGTCGCTCTGCTGGCGTTCCGCGTCGGGCACGTGCCGCGCAGCGCGATCATCGCCGTGTCGCTGCGCTGCCCGTCCGACATGAACCTGACGCTGACCGCCGAGGCGCTGTCGCTGGTGCCCGGCAGCCTGATCGTCGACGTGGACCGCAGACGCGGCATCCTCTACGTCCACGTGCTGGGCGTCTCGTCACCCGAGGAGGCCGACCGGTTCCGCGACGGCGTGCTCGACCTGGAAGGCCGGATCATCGAGGCGTTCGGCTCGCGCGCCGAGCGCCGTGTCATCGAGGAGATCTCCGCATGACCGTCGTCGCCGTGCTGGTCACCACCCTGCTCGCCGTCGGGGCCGGGCTCGCCCTGATCCGCGTCGTGCGCGGCCCGTCGGTGCTCGACCGCATCGTCGCCACCGACGTGCTGCTGGCGCTGATCGTGATGGCCCTGGCCATGGAGGCCGCGTTCTCCCGGGACGCCACCGTGCTGCCGGTGCTGGCGGTCCTGTCCATCCTGGGCTTCACGGGCGCTGTCAGCGTTGCCCGCTTCGCCATCCGGCGTACGGAGGGCTCTGCTTCTGAAGGCTCCGCTTCTGAAGGCTCCGCTTCTGAAGGCTCCGCTTTTGAAGGCTCGGCTTCTGAAGGCTCGGCCTTTGAAGGCTCTGCTCCCGGGGGTTTCCGATGAACGCCGTGCTCGACCTGGTCGCGGCCGTCTGCCTGGTCGTCGGCGCCCTGCTGGGCCTGTCGGCCGGGCTGGCCCTGATGCGCTTTCCCGACCTGCTCTCCCGCATGCACGCCGCCACCAAGCCGCAGGTGCTGGGTCTGCTGCTGGTGCTGATCGGCTGCGCGCTGCGGCTGCGCGAGGCCGTGGACGTCACGACGCTGCTGCTGGTCGCCGTCTTCAGCATGGCCACGGCCCCGGTGGCGGCCCACATGATCGGGCGAGCGGGGTACCGCGCCGGGCTGGCCCGCAAGGATCTGCTGGTCCTCGACGAACTGAGCACCGCCGACGACAAACGGTGAGGAGGTCTCCGCCATGTCACCATCCGACGCCGACCTGGGCCGGCTGATCGCCGAGACCCTGGCGGCGGACGAACGTTTCCGCCGCCAGCCGGTGGCCGTGCAGGTGCAGAACGGCGTGGCCATCCTGACCGGCCGGGTGGACAGCCCGGAGGTCTACGACACCCTGCTGGCGCAGGTCCGCGAGTTGCCC from Paractinoplanes brasiliensis carries:
- a CDS encoding Na+/H+ antiporter subunit D; the protein is MTFLVPLPVVMPLLGAALTLMMARRPRAQRTVSLTVLTATLLVSCALLYFSTTDGSLVVAVGGWEAPLGIVLIADQLAALMLVVSSAVTLCVLVYSIGQGMADGHEETPLSVYHPTYLVLTAGVTNAFLAGDLFNLYVGFEILLVASYVLLTIGGTENRIRAGSTYVVVSLLSSVIFLTAIGLIYAATGTLNLAQLVERLDELPDGLRLILQGMLLLAFGIKAAVFPLSSWLPDSYPTAPAPVTAVFAGLLTKVGVYAIIRTETLLFPGGRAAVVLLVTGLLTMVIGILGAVAQSDIKRLLSFTLISHIGYLLFGVGLTTQLGLSSAIFYVVHHITIQTTLFLAAGLIEQRGGSTALDRLGGLAKLSPVLAVLFLVPALNLAGIPPFSGFIGKLGLVQAGVADGGVLAWMLVGGGILTSLLTLYAVARVWNLAFWRTPPKSMPSVRLPALMVAPTLALVTLGVGLTFAAGPLFDVGDQAASTLMQRSGYVEAVYGEGGAP
- the mnhG gene encoding monovalent cation/H(+) antiporter subunit G, yielding MNAVLDLVAAVCLVVGALLGLSAGLALMRFPDLLSRMHAATKPQVLGLLLVLIGCALRLREAVDVTTLLLVAVFSMATAPVAAHMIGRAGYRAGLARKDLLVLDELSTADDKR
- a CDS encoding Na+/H+ antiporter subunit E; amino-acid sequence: MTGGRWRDRCVAAAGLTVIWMFLWGSFTPLTFTGGLIVAVIVLIVFPLPPVTYAGRVRPYGLLKFAVRFLRDLVVASAQVALLAFRVGHVPRSAIIAVSLRCPSDMNLTLTAEALSLVPGSLIVDVDRRRGILYVHVLGVSSPEEADRFRDGVLDLEGRIIEAFGSRAERRVIEEISA
- a CDS encoding monovalent cation/H+ antiporter complex subunit F, with amino-acid sequence MTVVAVLVTTLLAVGAGLALIRVVRGPSVLDRIVATDVLLALIVMALAMEAAFSRDATVLPVLAVLSILGFTGAVSVARFAIRRTEGSASEGSASEGSASEGSAFEGSASEGSAFEGSAPGGFR